TCGTGCCGGGCGGCGACCCGTCCTCGTACTACTTCATGGAGATGAACACCCGCCTCCAGGTGGAGCACCCGGTGACGGAGCTGATCACCGGACTGGACCTGGTCGAACAACAACTGCGGGTCGCGGCGGGGGCTCCCCTCGGGTTCGGGCAGGAGGACGTGACCCTGACCGGCCACGCCATCGAGGCCCGCGTCTGCGCCGAGGACCCGGCCCGCGGGTTCCTGCCCTCGGGCGGTACGGTCCTGGCCCTGTCGGAGCCGTCCGGCGGGGCGGTGCGCACCGACTCGGGTCTGACGGCCGGCGTGCCGGTGGGCTCCGCCTACGACCCGATGCTGTCCAAGGTCATCGCGTACGGGCCGGACCGCGCGAGCGCCCTGCGGTTGCTGCGGGGGGCCCTCGCGGACACCGTGATCCTGGGCGTCCAGACCAACGCCGGTTTCCTGCGGCGGCTGCTGGCGCACCCCGACGTGGTGTCGGGCGACCTCGACACCGGGCTGGTCGAGCGCGACCTCGCGTCGCTGCTCCCGGAGGGGATCCCGGACGAGGTGTACGCGGCGGCGGCGTTGCTCGCCGAGGAGCCCCTGCCTGCGCGGCCGGGAGGGTGGGTGGACCCGTTCGACGCCGCCGACGGCTGGCGCCTGGGCGGCACCCCCGCCTGGACGGTCCACCACCTGCGCCTGCCCGGCCAGGACCCGGTGGAGGTCCGCACCCGCCCGGCCGGGCGGGACACGGAGATCCTCCCCGGGAGTTCCGGTACACCGGCCCGCGGCCGGATCGTGGCCCGGACCCCCGACGCGGTCACGGTGGAACTCGACGGCGTCACCCACCGCTTCAGCCACGCCGCGTCCCCGGAGGGCACCTGGCTCGGCCGCGACGGCGACTCCTGGCACCTCCAGCGCCACGACCCCGTCGCCGCGGCGCTCACCGGCCGCGGCCACGGCGGCGCGGGCACGCTGGCCGCCCCGATGCCCGGCACCGTCACCGTCGTGAAGGTGGCCGTCGGGGACCGGGTGGCGGCCGGTCAGAGCCTGCTCGTGGTGGAGGCGATGAAGATGGAGCACGTCATCTCCGCCCCGCACGCCGGCACGGTCACCGAACTCGACGTGACGCCCGGCACCACCGTCGCCATGGACCAGATCCTGGCCGTGGTCACCCCGGAGGAAGAGGAGGGCGGCGAGTGAACGGCCTGCCCATGACGGTCCCCGATCCCGGGCTGCCGACCCGCGTCCGCATCCACGAGGTGGGCGCCCGCGACGGACTCCAGAACGAGAAGACGCCCGTACCGACGGAGGTGAAGGCCGAGTTCGTCCACCGGCTCGCCGCGGCCGGCCTCACCACCATCGAGGCCACCAGCTTCGTCCACCCCAAGTGGGTGCCCCAGCTCGCCGACGCGGAACAGCTCTTCCCGTTGCTCTCCGACGTGTCCGCGGACCTGCCCGTCCTCGTCCCCAACGAGCGCGGCCTGGACCGCGCGCTCGCCCTCGGGGCCGATCGGATCGCGGTGTTCGGTTCCGCGACGGAGACCTTCGCGGCCCGCAACCTCAACCGCACCGTCGCCGAGTCCCTGGCCATGTTCGAGCCCGTGGTGGCCCGGGCGAAGGAACGGGGCGCCCATGTGCGCGGATACCTCTCCATGTGCTTCGGCGACCCCTGGGAGGGCGCCGTGCCCATCCCGCAGGTGGTCTCCGTGGCCAAGGCCCTGCTGGACCTCGGCTGCGACGAACTGAGTCTCGGCGACACCATCGGCGTCGCCACCCCGGGCCATGTCGGGGCCCTCCTCGACGGACTCGACGAGGTGGGCGTGGAGACCGATCGGATCGGTGTGCACTTCCACGACACCTACGGCCAGGCCCTCTCCAACACCCTCGCCGCGCTCCGGCACGGCGTGACCACGGTCGACGCCTCCGCCGGCGGCCTCGGCGGCTGCCCGTACGCGAAGAGCGCCACCGGCAACCTGGCCACCGAGGACCTCGTGTGGATGCTCGACGGCCTCGGCATCGAGACCGGGGTCGACCTGGCCGCCCTCACCGCCACGAGCGTGTGGATGGCCGAGCGGTTGGGGCGCCCCAGCCCCTCCCGTACCGTCCGCGCCCTCTCCCACAAGGAGTAACGAAGACATGTCCCTCGACCACCGGCTCACCCCCGAGCACGAGGAACTCCGCCGCACCGTCGAGGCCTTCGCGCACGACGTCGTCGCCCCCAAGATCGGCGACCTGTACGAGCGGCACGAGTTCCCGTACGAGATCGTCCGCGAGATGGGCCGCATGGGCCTGTTCGGCCTGCCCTTCCCGGAGGAGTACGGCGGCATGGGCGGCGACTACCTCGCCCTCGGCATCGCCCTGGAGGAGCTGGCCCGCGTCGACTCCTCGGTCGCCATCACCCTGGAGGCCGGCGTCTCGCTCGGCGCCATGCCGATCCACCTGTTCGGCACCGAGGAGCAGAAGCGGGAGTGGCTGCCGAGGATGTGCTCCGGCGAGGTGCTGGGCGCCTTCGGTCTGACCGAGCCGGACGGCGGCTCGGACGCGGGCGGCACCCGCACGACGGCCGTCAAGGACGGTGACCAGTGGGTGATCAACGGTTCGAAGTGCTTCATCACCAACTCCGGTACGGACATCACCGGGTTGGTCACGGTCACCGCGGTGACCGGGCGCAAGGCGGACGGCCGGCCCGAGATCTCCTCGATCATCGTGCCGTCCGGAACACCCGGCTTCACGGTGGCGGCCCCGTACTCCAAGGTCGGCTGGAACTCCTCCGACACCCGTGAACTGTCCTTCCAGGACGTGCGGGTGCCCCTGGCCAACCTGGTCGGCCAGGAGGGCCGCGGCTACGCCCAGTTCCTGCGGATCCTCGACGAGGGCCGCATCGCCATCTCCGCGCTCGCCACGGGCCTGGCCCAGGGCTGTGTCGACGAGTCGGTGAAGTACGCCAAGGAGCGCAAGGCCTTCGGCCGGCCCATCGGCGACAACCAGGCCATCCAGTTCAAGCTGGCGGACATGGAGATGCGCGCCCACATGGCTCGTGTCGGCTGGCGGGACGCGGCCTCGCGGCTGGTGGCCGGCGAGCCGTTCAAGAAGGAGGCGGCCATCGCCAAGCTGTACTCCTCCACGGTCGCCGTCGACAACGCCCGTGAGGCCACGCAGATCCACGGCGGCTACGGGTTCATGAACGAGTACCCGGTGGCCCGCATGTGGCGGGACTCCAAGATCCTGGAGATCGGCGAGGGCACCAGCGAGGTGCAGCGCATGCTGATCGCCCGCGAACTGGGCTTCGCCGGCTGACCGGTGGCCGACCGAAAGGTCGGCCGAGGAGCAGTTCACCCGAGGGGGCCCGGAGAAAGATTAGGGCCCCCTTACCGTTTTCGGCCAAGGTTAGGCTAACCTTCCCTCCGAACGGCCCAGTGGCCGCCCGGCACGCACGAAAGCGGACATCGACATGCCCAAGTCCCGATCCTCCCTCCTCACCCGCCGCGGTCTCATCGCGGCCGGCGGTGCCCTGAGCCTCGTCGCGGCGCTCTCCGCGTGCGGCGGCACCGACAAGGCGAAGGACGGGGCCGGCGAGGCGGACAAGACCGCTGCGGCCTCGGGCCCCTGGACCTTCAAGGACGACCTCGGCAAGGACGTCTCCACGAAGGCCGCCCCGAAGAACGTCGTCGCCTTCACCGGCACCGCCGCCGCCCTTTACGACTACGGCGTGAGCGTCAAGGGCGTCTTCGGCCCGACCAAGACCGCCGACGGCAAGCCCGACGTCCAGGCCGGCTCGATGGACATATCCAAGGTCGAGGTCCTCGGCAACGTCTACGACGAGTTCAACGTCGAGAAGTACGCGGCCCTCCAGCCCGACCTGCTGGTCACCAACTCCTGGGACGGCTCGTACTGGTACGTCCCGGAGGCCTCCAAGGACAAGATCCTGAAGCTGGCCCCGGCCGCCGCGATCAAGGTCGGCGGCGACGTCAGCATGGACAAGGCGCTGGCCCGCACCGCGGACCTCGCCAAGTCCCTCGGCGCCGACATGAACGCCAAGAAGGCCGTGGACGCCAAGGCCCGCTTCGAGGCCGCCTCCGCCAAGGTCCGCGAGGCCACCAAGGCGAACCCGGGCATCAAGGTGCTCGTCGGTTCCGGCGCGGCCGACCTGTTCTACGTCTCCACCCCGAAGACCTCCGCCGACCTGAAGTACTTCGAGTCGCTCGGCGTCGAGTTCGTCGCCCCGGAGAAGCTGGACGAGGGCGGCTTCTTCGAGAGCCTCAGCTGGGAGAACGCCGGCAAGTACAAGGCCGACGTCATCCTGCTCGACAACCGCACCGGCACCCTGCAGCCGAAGGACCTGGCGGCCAAGCCGACCTGGGCCGAGATGCCCGCAGTCAAGGCCGGTCAGATCACCCCGCGCGTGACCGAGCCGATCTTCTCGTACGAGAAGTGCGCGCAGCTGCTGGAGGACCTGGCGAAGTCCATCCAGGGCGCCAAGAAGGTCAGCTGACCCCCGGCGCCCCCGACCGGCGCCGCACACACCCCCAGGAGGGACTCACCGCATGACCGTCACCGCATCCGACGCGGCCCCGGCCGTGGCCCACTTCCGGTTCTTCGAACTCGAGGTGCTCCGCACGCGCCGTCTCGGCCACTCGTTCCTGCGCGTCACGTTCGGCGGCGAGTCCCTCTCGGAGTTCCGCTCCGGCGGGTACGACCAGAGCCTGTCGCTCTTCCTGCCGGCCGAGGGCGCCGAGCACACCGTCCTGCCCTCCACGGACGAGGACACGTGGTTCGCCGCCTGGCGGGCGATCCCCGAGGCCGAGCGCCCGGTGATGCGCTCGTACACCGTGCGCGAGCAGCGCCGAACGCCCGAGGGCGTGGACGAGGTCGACATCGACTTCGTGCTCCACGGCGACTCCTCCCCCGCGTCCCGCTGGGCCGGGCGGGCCGTCGCCGGCCGCCGGGTCATGCTGATCGGGCCGGCCGTCGCGGAGAACAAGTCCGTGCGGTTCCAGCCGCCGGCCGCCACCGACGCCGTCCTGCTGTACGCGGACGAGACCGCGCTGCCCGCCGCCTCCGCGATCCTCGAACGACTGCCCGCCGGCACGCCGGTGAAGGCCTGGTTCGAGGTCCCGCACGAGGACGACCGACTCACCCCGGTGACCCTCGCCGACGCGGACATCACCTGGATCGTCCGTGACCCCGCCCTGGGGCGCGAGCGCGCCGACCGGCTCGTGGACGTGATCCGCGCGGCCGAACCGCTTGCCGCGCAGGCCCCGTACGCCTGGATCGCCGGCGAGGCGGGCACGATCCGCGCGGTCCGCCGCCACCTCGTGCGGGAACGTTCCATCGATCGGCGCGCGGTGCGCTTCGTCGGCTACTGGCGCCTCGGCGCGAGCGAGGAAGAGCTGCTCGCCGAGGCCTACGCGGGCCAGGCTCCCAGCGAGGACGCCACCGCGACCCTGTAGCCCTCGCGGGCCCTCGGTCCCACGTACGCGACTCCCACGTACGCGACTCGCACGCACACAACTCCCGCGCTCCGCGCGGACATTGAGAGACGGGTCTCGGCCTCCGGCCGGGGCCCCTCTCTATTTGGTCTGAAACTTAGGCTAGGCTAACCTAAGACTTCTCCCCACTCCCCCCTCTTCCCCTGCCCGGAGGAAAGTTGATGCGTTCGCATCTGCTGAACGAGACGACCGCAGACCTCTACCGGCGTACCGTCACCGAAGGCGTCGAACGCGTCGCCGCGAAGATCGCGACCACGGAACGGCCCCACACCGGTATATCCGTCGACGAACTCGCCCCGGTCATCGACGCGATCGACCTCGACAAGCCCCTCGAGGACCCGGCCGCCGTGCTGGACGAACTCGAAGAGGTCTACCTCCGGGACGCGGTGTACTTCCACCACCCGCGCTACCTCGGCCACCTCAACTGCCCGGTCGTCATCCCGGCCGTGCTCGGCGAGGCGATCCTCTCCGCCGTCAACTCCTCCCTCGACACCTGGGACCAGTCCATCGGCGGCACCCTCATCGAGCGCCGCCTGATCGACTGGACCGCGCGGCGCATCGGCCTCGGCGAGGGCGCGGACGGCGTCTTCACCTCCGGCGGCAGCCAGTCCAACTTCCACGCGCTGCTCCTGGCCCGCGACGAGGCCTGCCGCCTGGTCATGAAGCGGGCGCTGAACGAGG
This region of Streptomyces sp. NBC_00513 genomic DNA includes:
- a CDS encoding biotin carboxylase N-terminal domain-containing protein; translation: MFSTVLVANRGEIAVRVIRTLRELGIRSVAVFSDADADARHVREADTAVRIGPEAAAESYLSVERLLDAARRTGAEAVHPGYGFLAENAAFAAACAEAGLAFIGPPASAISLMGDKIRAKETVKEAGVPVVPGSSGSGLTDAELVSAAEKIGMPVLLKPSAGGGGKGMRLVRDAELLGEEIAAARREARSSFGDDTLLVERWVDRPRHIEIQVLADAHGNVVHLGERECSLQRRHQKVVEEAPSVLLTPQLRASMGAAAVEAARSCGYVGAGTVEFIVPGGDPSSYYFMEMNTRLQVEHPVTELITGLDLVEQQLRVAAGAPLGFGQEDVTLTGHAIEARVCAEDPARGFLPSGGTVLALSEPSGGAVRTDSGLTAGVPVGSAYDPMLSKVIAYGPDRASALRLLRGALADTVILGVQTNAGFLRRLLAHPDVVSGDLDTGLVERDLASLLPEGIPDEVYAAAALLAEEPLPARPGGWVDPFDAADGWRLGGTPAWTVHHLRLPGQDPVEVRTRPAGRDTEILPGSSGTPARGRIVARTPDAVTVELDGVTHRFSHAASPEGTWLGRDGDSWHLQRHDPVAAALTGRGHGGAGTLAAPMPGTVTVVKVAVGDRVAAGQSLLVVEAMKMEHVISAPHAGTVTELDVTPGTTVAMDQILAVVTPEEEEGGE
- a CDS encoding hydroxymethylglutaryl-CoA lyase — translated: MTVPDPGLPTRVRIHEVGARDGLQNEKTPVPTEVKAEFVHRLAAAGLTTIEATSFVHPKWVPQLADAEQLFPLLSDVSADLPVLVPNERGLDRALALGADRIAVFGSATETFAARNLNRTVAESLAMFEPVVARAKERGAHVRGYLSMCFGDPWEGAVPIPQVVSVAKALLDLGCDELSLGDTIGVATPGHVGALLDGLDEVGVETDRIGVHFHDTYGQALSNTLAALRHGVTTVDASAGGLGGCPYAKSATGNLATEDLVWMLDGLGIETGVDLAALTATSVWMAERLGRPSPSRTVRALSHKE
- a CDS encoding acyl-CoA dehydrogenase family protein — protein: MSLDHRLTPEHEELRRTVEAFAHDVVAPKIGDLYERHEFPYEIVREMGRMGLFGLPFPEEYGGMGGDYLALGIALEELARVDSSVAITLEAGVSLGAMPIHLFGTEEQKREWLPRMCSGEVLGAFGLTEPDGGSDAGGTRTTAVKDGDQWVINGSKCFITNSGTDITGLVTVTAVTGRKADGRPEISSIIVPSGTPGFTVAAPYSKVGWNSSDTRELSFQDVRVPLANLVGQEGRGYAQFLRILDEGRIAISALATGLAQGCVDESVKYAKERKAFGRPIGDNQAIQFKLADMEMRAHMARVGWRDAASRLVAGEPFKKEAAIAKLYSSTVAVDNAREATQIHGGYGFMNEYPVARMWRDSKILEIGEGTSEVQRMLIARELGFAG
- a CDS encoding ABC transporter substrate-binding protein, which encodes MPKSRSSLLTRRGLIAAGGALSLVAALSACGGTDKAKDGAGEADKTAAASGPWTFKDDLGKDVSTKAAPKNVVAFTGTAAALYDYGVSVKGVFGPTKTADGKPDVQAGSMDISKVEVLGNVYDEFNVEKYAALQPDLLVTNSWDGSYWYVPEASKDKILKLAPAAAIKVGGDVSMDKALARTADLAKSLGADMNAKKAVDAKARFEAASAKVREATKANPGIKVLVGSGAADLFYVSTPKTSADLKYFESLGVEFVAPEKLDEGGFFESLSWENAGKYKADVILLDNRTGTLQPKDLAAKPTWAEMPAVKAGQITPRVTEPIFSYEKCAQLLEDLAKSIQGAKKVS
- a CDS encoding siderophore-interacting protein, which produces MTVTASDAAPAVAHFRFFELEVLRTRRLGHSFLRVTFGGESLSEFRSGGYDQSLSLFLPAEGAEHTVLPSTDEDTWFAAWRAIPEAERPVMRSYTVREQRRTPEGVDEVDIDFVLHGDSSPASRWAGRAVAGRRVMLIGPAVAENKSVRFQPPAATDAVLLYADETALPAASAILERLPAGTPVKAWFEVPHEDDRLTPVTLADADITWIVRDPALGRERADRLVDVIRAAEPLAAQAPYAWIAGEAGTIRAVRRHLVRERSIDRRAVRFVGYWRLGASEEELLAEAYAGQAPSEDATATL